One genomic window of Pelmatolapia mariae isolate MD_Pm_ZW linkage group LG5, Pm_UMD_F_2, whole genome shotgun sequence includes the following:
- the ppil1 gene encoding peptidyl-prolyl cis-trans isomerase-like 1, whose protein sequence is MSGIPPDTWQPPTVALETTMGTVVVELYWNHAPKTCKNFAELSRRGYYNNTKFHRIIKDFMVQGGDPTGTGRGGASIFGKQFEDELHPELKFTGAGILAMANAGPDTNGSQFFLTLAPTQWLDGKHSIFGRVCQGMGVLNRIGMVETNSQDRPADDIKILRANVSS, encoded by the exons ATGTCGGGGATTCCTCCGGACACATGGCAGCCTCCCACAGTGGCTTTGGAGACGAC GATGGGGACTGTTGTGGTGGAGCTGTACTGGAATCATGCACCAAAGACCTGCAAGAACTTCGCAGAGCTGTCCAGAAGAGGCTACTACAacaacaccaagtttcaccggATCATCAAAGACTTCATGGTGCAGGGAGGAGATCCCACAGGAACAG GTCGAGGTGGTGCCTCCATTTTTGGCAAGCAGTTCGAGGACGAACTACACCCAGAACTAAAATTCACAG GTGCTGGTATTCTAGCGATGGCCAACGCGGGGCCGGACACCAATGGCAGTCAGTTCTTCCTCACCCTCGCACCCACTCAGTGGTTAGATGGAAAGCACAGTATTTTTGGAAGAGTGTGTCAGGGGATGGGAGTGCTGAACCGGATAGGGATGGTGGAGACGAACAGCCAAGATCGTCCAGCTGATGATATCAAAATTCTCAGAGCAAATGTATCCAGTTAA